From a region of the uncultured Draconibacterium sp. genome:
- a CDS encoding porin family protein, whose product MMKQKTNYSGKTLYSLMLVGVLTMGLSLASKAQMSYGIKIGAGAACQSDMLELANNCDVRFSPTIGFVGKYQITEGFALKSGLEYQQKGRSFTEENVDVTNKLQYLSLPVKAEFSAGEKAGFKKGQRLYFAVGPYLSYMLDAKRELDDTTFDMKSNTKDFDAGLGLELGMEFPVFNQKALQIGLNYDMGFVEVYKSEPDLHNKMASISLGLLF is encoded by the coding sequence ATGATGAAACAGAAAACAAATTATTCAGGAAAAACACTCTACAGCCTAATGCTGGTTGGAGTTTTAACAATGGGCCTTTCACTGGCATCAAAAGCTCAAATGAGTTATGGAATTAAAATTGGTGCAGGCGCAGCTTGCCAGTCTGATATGTTAGAATTAGCCAATAACTGCGATGTGCGTTTTAGCCCAACTATAGGCTTTGTTGGGAAGTACCAGATTACAGAAGGTTTTGCCTTAAAAAGTGGTTTAGAGTACCAACAAAAAGGACGCAGTTTTACCGAGGAGAATGTGGATGTAACGAACAAACTTCAGTATTTATCGCTGCCTGTAAAAGCTGAATTTTCGGCAGGAGAAAAAGCCGGTTTCAAAAAAGGACAACGCCTGTATTTTGCAGTTGGTCCCTACTTAAGCTACATGCTTGATGCTAAAAGAGAACTGGATGACACAACTTTTGATATGAAAAGCAATACAAAAGATTTTGATGCCGGTTTGGGGCTGGAACTGGGAATGGAGTTTCCGGTATTCAATCAGAAAGCGTTGCAAATAGGTTTAAACTACGATATGGGATTTGTTGAAGTGTATAAATCAGAACCCGATCTGCACAACAAAATGGCTTCAATAAGCCTGGGATTACTGTTTTAA
- a CDS encoding TetR/AcrR family transcriptional regulator, whose product MSANSKQQIIEAAGIVFERYGFKKTTMDDIAFAAGKGKSSLYYYFKNKEEVFEAVVAHEAKQLVAEINKAIDTSHSAVDKLRSYVNIRMKRFVQRGNLATALNDNFLATFAFIEKIQNNYRDFEIEMIAAIINEGINRKEFKPVDANFTSEAILTCMIGFEVPLLTKSKTSEESITKINNVIDMFFYGICT is encoded by the coding sequence ATGAGCGCGAACTCGAAACAACAAATTATTGAAGCAGCCGGAATCGTTTTTGAACGTTATGGTTTTAAAAAGACAACCATGGATGACATTGCTTTTGCTGCAGGCAAAGGAAAAAGTTCGCTTTACTATTATTTCAAGAACAAAGAAGAGGTTTTTGAAGCCGTTGTTGCACATGAAGCAAAACAATTGGTAGCCGAAATAAACAAGGCAATAGATACGTCGCACTCGGCAGTCGATAAGTTAAGAAGTTATGTGAATATTCGGATGAAACGATTTGTTCAACGAGGCAACCTGGCAACGGCTTTGAACGACAATTTTCTAGCAACCTTTGCTTTTATTGAAAAGATACAGAATAATTACAGGGATTTTGAGATTGAAATGATTGCCGCAATTATAAACGAAGGTATTAACCGAAAGGAATTTAAACCTGTTGATGCCAATTTTACCAGTGAGGCGATTCTTACCTGTATGATTGGTTTTGAAGTTCCTTTATTAACCAAATCGAAAACCAGCGAGGAATCGATAACAAAAATCAATAATGTAATTGATATGTTCTTTTACGGTATTTGTACCTAA
- a CDS encoding flavodoxin, whose translation MSKTAIIYSYNTQKSKKVAEKVIAAFGEKEIEAVNAEELSKDILNKYDNFILSAPTWFDGELPNYWDEFVPDLEEMDLKKKKFAIFGLGDQKGYTENFCDAIGLLAEILEECGATIVGQTSVEGYTFEASRAQRGDNFIGLPIDQENQARKTKQRVEDWVAQLKKEF comes from the coding sequence ATGAGTAAAACCGCAATTATATATAGTTACAATACTCAAAAATCGAAAAAGGTAGCAGAAAAAGTGATTGCTGCTTTTGGCGAGAAAGAGATTGAAGCAGTTAATGCTGAAGAGCTAAGCAAAGATATACTGAATAAATATGATAATTTTATTCTCAGCGCACCAACCTGGTTCGATGGTGAATTACCCAACTACTGGGATGAGTTTGTGCCTGATCTGGAAGAAATGGATCTTAAAAAGAAGAAGTTTGCCATTTTCGGATTGGGAGACCAGAAAGGATATACCGAGAATTTTTGCGATGCGATAGGTTTACTGGCTGAAATACTTGAAGAGTGCGGAGCAACTATCGTAGGGCAAACCTCTGTTGAAGGTTATACTTTCGAAGCGTCGCGAGCACAACGAGGCGATAATTTTATTGGATTGCCAATTGACCAGGAAAACCAGGCCCGTAAAACAAAACAACGGGTAGAAGACTGGGTGGCGCAACTTAAAAAAGAGTTTTAA
- a CDS encoding DUF2490 domain-containing protein, with product MRLYKGNILFPIFTSMQKLYVLLLILASINSFAQERPFVLWNKNQVEIEPCNKISITVAEKIHYSPKRTMLDLKYGEILIEHQVLNWLEYGAGFRVSYANLQIGEWLQENRPIVFVNLGKDLKNFEFDFYNRFEYRTFKALDNYFRYRQSLRMKFPAITEWGLQFYLQEESFLMLNGKGTDLARFYSGLTAFEKEHIEIKIYYALQKQEVLNTWLSADILGLNLSFQI from the coding sequence ATGAGATTATATAAGGGGAATATATTGTTTCCTATTTTTACATCCATGCAAAAATTGTACGTTTTATTATTGATTCTTGCTAGCATTAACAGTTTTGCTCAAGAGCGCCCATTTGTGCTTTGGAACAAAAACCAGGTTGAAATTGAACCCTGTAATAAAATTAGTATAACTGTTGCCGAAAAAATTCATTATTCACCAAAACGCACAATGCTCGATTTAAAATATGGTGAAATATTAATTGAGCATCAGGTATTAAACTGGCTTGAATATGGTGCCGGTTTCAGGGTAAGCTATGCAAACCTTCAGATTGGTGAATGGTTGCAAGAGAATCGTCCCATAGTTTTTGTAAATTTAGGAAAAGACCTTAAGAATTTTGAATTCGACTTTTATAACCGTTTTGAATACAGAACCTTTAAAGCACTTGATAACTACTTTAGATACAGGCAGTCGTTACGCATGAAATTTCCGGCAATTACCGAATGGGGATTACAATTTTATTTGCAGGAAGAATCGTTTTTAATGCTAAATGGCAAAGGCACAGACCTGGCTCGGTTTTATTCGGGATTAACAGCCTTTGAAAAGGAGCACATCGAAATAAAAATTTATTATGCGCTGCAAAAGCAAGAAGTGCTGAATACTTGGTTATCGGCTGATATTCTTGGCTTAAATTTGAGTTTTCAAATTTAA
- a CDS encoding CTP synthase, whose amino-acid sequence MPETRYIFVTGGVTSSLGKGILASSLAKLLQSRGYNVTIQKLDPYINVDPGTLNPYEHGECFVTEDGAETDLDLGHYERFLNTATSQANNVTTGRIYQSVIDKERRGDYLGKTVQIIPHITDEIKRRIKILGSKGKYDIVITEIGGTVGDIESLPYIEAVRQLKWELGSRAMVIHLTLVPYLSATGELKTKPTQHSVKMLLETGVQPDILVLRTEHDIELSVRQKVALFCNVGLESVIQSINVPTIYDVPLKMLEEKLDITVLKKLGLTINEEIDLSAWNDFLARHKNPTQTVEIGLIGKYVELHDAYKSIAEALVHAGAENRCKVNINWIHSEELNVENIDEQLKGLNGIIVAPGFGHRGMKGKILAAQYARENNVTFLGICLGMQVAVIEFARNVINLENADSSEMNPKTPHPVIDLMEQQKGITNYGGTMRLGAYECRIIEENSNVSNAYNKLTVHERHRHRYEFNETYRQQYIDAGMVPTGINPDTDLVEIVEIPEHKWFVGVQFHPEYRSTVLNPHPLFIDFIKNSLPE is encoded by the coding sequence GTGCCTGAAACTAGATACATATTTGTTACCGGTGGAGTTACTTCGTCGTTGGGAAAAGGTATTTTAGCCTCGTCGCTAGCCAAGTTGCTACAATCCCGTGGTTATAATGTTACCATTCAAAAATTGGATCCGTATATTAACGTTGATCCGGGAACGCTGAATCCGTATGAACACGGAGAATGTTTTGTTACCGAAGACGGAGCCGAAACCGACCTCGATCTGGGACATTACGAGCGTTTCTTAAATACTGCAACATCGCAGGCTAACAACGTAACAACCGGAAGAATTTACCAATCGGTTATCGATAAAGAACGCCGTGGTGATTACCTGGGGAAAACCGTTCAGATTATTCCTCACATTACCGACGAAATTAAACGAAGAATTAAAATTCTCGGTTCAAAAGGTAAATACGATATCGTTATCACTGAGATTGGTGGTACGGTAGGCGACATTGAATCGTTACCTTATATTGAAGCGGTTCGTCAATTAAAATGGGAATTGGGAAGCCGGGCAATGGTTATTCACTTAACGCTGGTTCCTTACCTGTCGGCAACAGGCGAATTAAAAACAAAGCCTACACAGCACTCGGTTAAAATGTTGCTCGAAACCGGAGTTCAACCCGATATACTGGTACTTCGTACTGAGCACGATATTGAATTATCGGTTCGCCAAAAGGTTGCACTGTTCTGCAATGTTGGATTAGAGTCTGTAATTCAGTCGATAAATGTGCCAACAATTTACGATGTTCCGTTAAAAATGCTGGAAGAAAAGCTGGATATCACGGTACTGAAAAAGCTTGGCTTAACCATTAACGAAGAAATTGACCTTTCGGCCTGGAATGATTTCCTTGCACGCCATAAGAATCCTACACAAACCGTTGAGATTGGTTTGATTGGAAAATATGTAGAATTACATGATGCTTACAAATCGATTGCTGAAGCTTTGGTACACGCGGGAGCTGAAAACAGGTGCAAAGTAAATATTAACTGGATTCACTCAGAGGAGTTGAATGTGGAGAATATTGATGAGCAATTAAAAGGATTAAACGGAATTATCGTTGCTCCGGGATTTGGTCATCGGGGAATGAAAGGAAAAATTCTGGCAGCACAATATGCCCGCGAAAACAACGTCACTTTCCTTGGTATTTGTTTAGGTATGCAGGTGGCTGTTATCGAGTTTGCCCGAAATGTAATTAATTTGGAAAATGCAGACTCATCAGAAATGAATCCAAAAACACCACATCCGGTAATCGACCTTATGGAACAACAGAAGGGCATTACCAATTACGGTGGAACCATGCGTTTGGGGGCATACGAATGTCGTATTATCGAGGAGAACTCAAACGTTAGTAATGCATACAATAAATTAACGGTTCACGAAAGACACCGTCATCGTTATGAATTTAACGAAACATACCGTCAGCAATATATCGATGCAGGAATGGTGCCAACAGGAATAAATCCTGATACAGACCTGGTGGAAATTGTTGAAATACCTGAACACAAATGGTTTGTGGGTGTTCAATTCCACCCGGAATACAGAAGTACGGTATTAAATCCCCATCCGTTGTTTATTGATTTTATTAAGAACTCATTACCTGAATAA
- the yidC gene encoding membrane protein insertase YidC, producing the protein MDKKSIIGIVLIFVILVVFSLVNQPSKEEVEAAKQRRDSIAQVEAQQALELQKMQEQQEMQSTAMEADTAVQNQILQQKTEELGVFGAASVGTEEFTTLENNQVKITFSNKGGRIYSVELKDYERYDSTQLVLFDGPKTLFGLNFFAQNRSISTDNLYFEQIGGAKDVVVNGPEVPKGDEGKIKFNKENPGGEESVTFRLEVAPGKFIEYVYTLAYNSFMVDFDVNMQGMDSYISRNQSYLNFSWAFDVPRQEHYSRFGEDRYTYMTYKFFEDEVDNLNKNKSDEENLSTSVKWIGFKQLFFNSSVIGDEAFPNAQVKQEKYEYENNPNYLGNFRADIAIPFNGTQNEKVGMQFYFGPNHYQTLKQYGLDMERQIDLGYAIVRPVNRYVIIPVFNWLRRSIDNFGIIILLLTLMIKVVLFPFTYKSYMSQAKMRALKPEVDEINAKFPGQEKAMEKQQATMALYRKAGVNPMGGCLPMVLQMPILFAMFFFFPTSIELRGQSFLWAQDLSTYDSILSWDFTIPLIGNFMGNHLSLFTILMTITTIISTKLSQSATPSQGMPGMKTMMYIMPVMFFFLLNSYPSGLSYYYFLANLITIGQTYLIRSFVDEDKIRAQLQANKKKPAKKQSSFQKRLEDMAKQRGVQAPKRK; encoded by the coding sequence ATGGATAAAAAGTCGATTATTGGAATCGTTTTAATCTTTGTGATCCTGGTTGTATTTTCATTAGTCAACCAGCCATCGAAAGAAGAAGTTGAAGCTGCGAAGCAACGACGCGATTCCATAGCACAAGTTGAAGCACAACAAGCACTGGAACTGCAGAAAATGCAGGAACAGCAAGAAATGCAAAGTACGGCAATGGAAGCCGATACTGCTGTTCAGAATCAAATACTGCAGCAGAAAACCGAGGAACTTGGTGTTTTTGGAGCCGCATCTGTTGGTACCGAAGAGTTTACCACTCTTGAAAACAACCAGGTAAAAATCACCTTCTCGAATAAAGGTGGACGTATTTACTCGGTTGAGTTGAAAGACTATGAAAGATATGATTCTACACAATTAGTTCTTTTTGATGGTCCGAAAACATTGTTTGGTCTGAATTTCTTTGCGCAAAACAGAAGTATAAGCACTGATAACCTGTACTTTGAACAGATTGGAGGAGCAAAAGATGTTGTGGTAAACGGTCCTGAAGTTCCGAAAGGAGATGAAGGTAAAATTAAGTTTAACAAAGAAAATCCGGGTGGCGAAGAATCGGTGACTTTCCGTTTGGAAGTTGCTCCTGGTAAATTCATAGAGTACGTTTATACCCTGGCATACAACTCGTTTATGGTTGATTTTGATGTAAACATGCAGGGTATGGACAGCTACATCTCACGAAATCAATCGTACCTTAATTTTAGCTGGGCTTTTGATGTGCCACGCCAGGAACACTATTCGCGTTTTGGTGAAGATCGCTATACTTATATGACCTATAAGTTTTTTGAAGACGAGGTCGATAACCTGAATAAAAACAAATCAGACGAAGAAAACCTTTCAACAAGTGTTAAATGGATCGGTTTTAAGCAGTTATTCTTTAACTCTTCCGTAATTGGCGATGAAGCATTCCCGAATGCCCAGGTAAAACAGGAAAAGTACGAATATGAAAACAACCCCAATTACCTTGGAAATTTCAGAGCTGATATTGCCATTCCTTTCAACGGAACCCAAAATGAGAAGGTTGGTATGCAGTTTTATTTTGGACCAAACCACTATCAAACCTTAAAACAATACGGGCTTGATATGGAGCGCCAAATTGATTTAGGTTACGCCATTGTACGTCCGGTAAACCGTTACGTAATTATCCCGGTATTTAACTGGTTACGTCGCTCTATCGATAACTTTGGGATCATCATCTTGCTGCTTACGCTGATGATTAAAGTGGTACTATTCCCATTTACATACAAGTCATACATGTCGCAGGCAAAAATGCGCGCATTAAAGCCTGAGGTTGATGAGATAAATGCAAAATTTCCGGGGCAGGAAAAAGCCATGGAGAAACAGCAGGCCACTATGGCGTTATATCGAAAGGCCGGAGTAAACCCAATGGGAGGTTGTTTGCCGATGGTATTACAGATGCCAATTCTGTTTGCCATGTTCTTTTTCTTCCCAACTTCAATTGAGTTAAGAGGACAAAGTTTCTTGTGGGCACAGGACTTATCAACCTATGATTCGATTCTGAGCTGGGATTTTACAATTCCACTGATCGGAAATTTTATGGGTAACCACCTTAGTTTATTTACCATATTAATGACCATCACTACGATCATTTCTACGAAGCTAAGTCAATCAGCGACTCCCAGCCAGGGAATGCCGGGAATGAAAACCATGATGTACATAATGCCGGTAATGTTCTTCTTCCTGTTGAACAGTTATCCATCAGGTTTGAGTTACTACTATTTCCTTGCAAACCTTATTACTATTGGCCAGACTTACCTGATCCGCTCGTTTGTTGACGAAGATAAGATTAGAGCTCAGCTGCAGGCCAATAAAAAGAAACCGGCTAAAAAGCAGTCAAGTTTCCAGAAACGTTTGGAAGATATGGCTAAACAGCGCGGAGTTCAAGCACCAAAAAGAAAATAA